Proteins encoded together in one Onychomys torridus chromosome 1, mOncTor1.1, whole genome shotgun sequence window:
- the LOC118591047 gene encoding vomeronasal type-1 receptor 4-like: protein MSPQSKALKTTEELALQMFLLFQVGIGTLANTLLFVHNFSPIFRGSRLRPTQVIVTNLAVTNAFLLLVTAFPTNMMVFVPRKPATSMQCKIEFFIRMVARSTNMCSTSALSIHQFVTLVPGHWGRLMLRGRTPDVLSYSCYTCWLFSFLNNFYIPMKVSGPQSTGNDTNNNSKFLCSTSGFGVGFIFLHFAHDATFISIMAWTSVSMVLLLHRHHQRTQHILTPNQNHRGHAETRAAQTVLMVVVTFVALYLLNFICLIFHTVLTDWGLLLRHVGGALTAGFPTISPFLLIFRDPKDPCSVLFNC, encoded by the coding sequence ATGTCCCCTCAGAGTAAAGCTTTAAAAACCACCGAGGAACTGGCTCTTCAGATGTTCCTGCTTTTCCAGGTTGGGATTGGGACTCTGGCCAACACTCTTCTGTTTGTCCACAATTTCTCTCCCATCTTCAGGGGCTCTCGACTGAGACCCACACAGGTTATTGTCACCAACCTAGCTGTGACCAATGCCTTCCTTCTCCTTGTCACTGCATTTCCAACCAACATGATGGTTTTTGTTCCAAGGAAACCTGCAACTAGCATGCAATGCAAAATTGAGTTCTTCATTCGCATGGTGGCTCGAAGCACAAACATGTGCTCCACCAGTGCCCTGAGCATCCATCAGTTTGTCACTCTTGTTCCTGGTCACTGGGGTAGGCTGATGCTCCGAGGAAGAACCCCTGATGTCCTGAGTTATTCTTGTTACACTTGTTGGTTGTTCAGTTTCTTAAATAATTTCTACATTCCAATGAAAGTCAGTGGTCCACAGAGCACAGGCAATGACACTAACAATAACAGTAAGTTTCTCTGTTCCACATCTGGTTTTGGTGTAGGTTTCATCTTCTTGCATTTTGCCCACGATGCCACATTCATCAGCATCATGGCCTGGACCAGTGTCTCCATGGTGCTTCTCCTCCATAGACATCACCAGCGAACACAGCACATCCTCACTCCCAATCAGAACCATAGAGGCCATGCTGAGACCAGAGCAGCCCAAACTGTCCTGATGGTGGTGGTCACCTTTGTTGCCCTGTACCTCCTAAATTTCATTTGTCTCATCTTTCACACTGTTTTAACAGACTGGGGTCTCTTGTTGAGGCATGTAGGTGGAGCTTTGACTGCAGGTTTCCCTActatttctcccttcctgttgATCTTTAGGGATCCTAAGGATCCTTGTTCTGTGCTCTTCAACTGCTGA